Proteins from a genomic interval of Candidatus Zixiibacteriota bacterium:
- a CDS encoding VCBS repeat-containing protein gives MRILSVFLWLLLSIMTTSALFAVGHSSVETCDTLLHEGDFSMPLGTRLRQISFSDFDKNGLIDIGIASEFSNQVIVLLNLDGLTFAAPRFIGVQDHPMGIAAVDVDNDGDDDLVATNTNSNSINIVRNDGMANFAVVQTYGTGNFPGTLTLGDFDRDSLVDIAVLNGFGQSVSIFKNLGDATFQGRPEIPIGFRPWSIQAADIDMDLDTDLIITCGDLGIQQLLNDGSGSFTLGTPINVPQGAGGLAIADIDGDSDPDVLVSSGLDGGTLLTYANDLGQLTEIDNYPIGDGVGCICATDLDEDNDLDLVMSHDGSGTYQATVLINDGTGSFCLNFEIPNLIERTVGAYSADIDNDSDNDVIMVHWGWDFSGLTFLVNSLDWIRGDADGDGSIAISDAVYLVNYIFAGGPVPAPITSGDPDCSGAISISDGIYLINYIFGGGPAPCEP, from the coding sequence ATGCGCATTCTGTCTGTCTTCTTGTGGCTTCTACTCTCAATTATGACGACTAGCGCTCTATTCGCGGTAGGGCATAGCTCAGTCGAGACGTGCGACACGTTGTTGCATGAAGGGGACTTCTCAATGCCATTGGGTACGCGACTTAGGCAGATATCGTTTTCGGACTTCGACAAGAACGGCCTCATCGACATTGGAATTGCATCGGAGTTCTCGAATCAAGTGATTGTACTTCTGAATTTGGACGGACTTACGTTTGCTGCCCCAAGATTCATTGGAGTTCAAGATCATCCCATGGGCATTGCTGCCGTAGACGTCGACAATGATGGTGACGATGACCTGGTCGCGACCAACACGAATTCGAACAGCATTAATATTGTCAGAAACGATGGTATGGCGAACTTTGCCGTAGTTCAGACTTATGGTACAGGTAACTTCCCAGGGACGCTAACACTGGGCGACTTCGATCGCGATTCGTTAGTTGATATTGCCGTATTGAACGGGTTCGGGCAGTCGGTGTCCATTTTCAAGAATCTGGGTGATGCAACGTTCCAGGGTCGACCAGAGATTCCGATCGGCTTCAGGCCCTGGTCGATTCAAGCCGCAGATATCGATATGGACCTGGACACTGATCTTATCATCACCTGCGGAGACCTAGGCATCCAGCAACTGCTAAATGACGGAAGCGGGAGTTTTACGCTTGGAACACCAATCAATGTTCCCCAAGGGGCCGGAGGGCTTGCGATTGCCGATATTGACGGCGATTCCGACCCAGACGTACTGGTATCTTCGGGTCTGGATGGCGGCACGCTTCTCACATATGCGAATGACTTGGGGCAGCTTACCGAAATCGACAACTACCCAATCGGCGACGGGGTAGGCTGCATTTGTGCTACCGATTTAGACGAGGATAATGACCTTGATTTGGTGATGTCACACGACGGATCAGGAACTTACCAGGCAACCGTTCTCATCAACGACGGGACTGGTTCCTTCTGCCTGAACTTCGAGATTCCAAACCTCATCGAACGCACTGTAGGTGCATATAGCGCAGACATCGATAATGACTCTGATAATGATGTGATCATGGTACACTGGGGTTGGGACTTCAGTGGCTTAACGTTCTTGGTGAATTCACTTGATTGGATACGGGGAGATGCGGATGGAGATGGAAGCATCGCCATCTCAGACGCCGTGTACCTAGTCAATTACATATTCGCCGGTGGTCCAGTTCCAGCGCCGATCACGTCGGGCGATCCTGATTGCAGCGGAGCGATCTCGATTTCAGATGGGATCTATTTGATCAATTATATTTTCGGCGGTGGGCCGGCGCCCTGTGAGCCGTGA